In one window of Maribacter sp. BPC-D8 DNA:
- a CDS encoding energy transducer TonB: MEPKKNPKADLTKNSSLYFVIGLFVVMLFTFVAFEWKTYDEVNDYDISMNVDDLLDEEVPMTEQIKTPPPPPPPAAPEIIEVVEDEEEVEETVIESTETSQEEEIVEVEDIAVDEIEEDVDVPFAVIEDVPVFPGCENESDKRACFNKMIQKHIGKNFRYPEIAQEMGVQGRVSVMFVIQKDGSIGNVRMRGPDKNLEKEAARIISKLPKMTPGKQRGRAVRVPFSIPINFKLQ; encoded by the coding sequence ATGGAACCTAAAAAGAATCCAAAGGCGGATTTAACAAAGAACAGCAGTCTTTATTTCGTTATCGGTTTATTCGTGGTAATGCTATTTACTTTCGTAGCATTTGAATGGAAAACGTATGATGAGGTAAATGATTATGATATTTCTATGAATGTGGATGATCTTTTAGATGAAGAGGTTCCAATGACAGAACAAATCAAAACTCCACCACCTCCACCGCCACCAGCTGCACCTGAAATTATTGAAGTTGTAGAAGATGAAGAAGAGGTTGAAGAAACTGTAATCGAGTCTACTGAGACTAGTCAAGAAGAAGAAATCGTTGAGGTTGAAGATATCGCTGTTGACGAAATTGAAGAAGATGTAGATGTACCTTTTGCAGTTATTGAAGATGTACCTGTTTTTCCAGGTTGTGAGAACGAGAGCGATAAAAGAGCTTGTTTTAACAAAATGATTCAAAAGCACATTGGTAAAAACTTCCGTTACCCAGAAATTGCTCAAGAAATGGGTGTTCAAGGTAGGGTTAGTGTAATGTTCGTAATTCAAAAAGATGGTAGTATCGGTAACGTTAGAATGCGTGGACCAGATAAAAACTTAGAAAAAGAAGCTGCGAGAATTATTAGTAAATTACCTAAAATGACTCCTGGTA
- a CDS encoding VanZ family protein — translation MMFVTFSSLFSFSGIGTSRFNIPHMDKAVHFTFYAVMVVLGYLAIPKSKEQGVGRSKLLWYIVLFAVLYGIIIEVLQHVATADRHGDPLDALANSTGAIVGMLAVRFIFFRVPSLK, via the coding sequence ATGATGTTTGTAACATTTTCCAGCTTATTTTCTTTTTCGGGAATTGGTACCTCAAGGTTCAATATTCCACATATGGATAAGGCTGTTCATTTTACATTTTACGCTGTAATGGTAGTGTTGGGTTACTTGGCAATACCTAAGAGTAAAGAGCAGGGTGTTGGTAGGTCTAAGTTATTGTGGTACATTGTTTTATTTGCTGTACTGTACGGCATAATTATTGAAGTATTACAGCATGTAGCTACCGCTGATAGACATGGTGATCCGCTAGATGCGCTTGCAAATTCTACCGGAGCAATTGTTGGAATGTTGGCTGTTAGATTTATATTTTTTCGGGTGCCCTCGTTAAAATGA
- the gcvH gene encoding glycine cleavage system protein GcvH produces MNIPAELKYTKDHEWVKIEGDIATVGITDFAQGELGDIVYVEVDTLDETLDREAIFGTVEAVKTVSDLFSPLSGEIVEFNEALEDEPEKVNSDPYGDGWMVKIKFSDASELEDLLSDAAYKEIIGG; encoded by the coding sequence ATGAATATACCAGCTGAATTAAAATATACGAAAGATCACGAGTGGGTTAAGATTGAAGGTGATATTGCTACTGTAGGTATTACAGATTTCGCACAAGGTGAATTAGGTGATATTGTTTATGTAGAAGTAGATACCCTAGATGAAACGTTGGATCGTGAAGCTATTTTTGGTACTGTAGAAGCGGTAAAAACTGTTTCTGACTTGTTCTCTCCTTTATCTGGTGAAATCGTTGAGTTCAACGAAGCACTAGAAGACGAGCCAGAAAAAGTAAATTCTGATCCTTATGGTGATGGTTGGATGGTGAAAATTAAATTTAGCGATGCTAGCGAATTGGAAGATTTGCTAAGTGATGCTGCATATAAAGAGATAATAGGTGGTTAA